In Zingiber officinale cultivar Zhangliang chromosome 1A, Zo_v1.1, whole genome shotgun sequence, the DNA window tataaggagggtcaaggttgaagctccaacaacaactcacgactcgatctcctgtgctcctgcgacgctgcgaagctactccgaccacgcattgttcttttgttttcttccttttgtcggtattgcctttctattagcattcctgtaatttagtttgtaatcaaatattcgaaTTTCTAgcggattgcccatcgaaaggacccttgcgtgcgggccttggagtagcagtcgacaaaggctccgaaccaagtaaaaaacgactcttgttagcattgctttattcttttacatttactttttcgCTGCGTACTTTCGACaagttttaaatcgctattcaccccctccccccctctagcgaaactctaCGATCCAACACATAGTTCTGTCAAcaatggaatccgagtttatagcacttgATAAAGCAGCTaaagaagctgaatggctgcggaatttcttgaAAGATGTTCCGAGTTGGACGAAACCTGTGCCCGCCTGACttatccactgtgatagtcaatcgacaATTGGAAGGGTATAGagtaagtcacgacatatacgtcgtcgACATAaaaccattaggcagttgatctcgaacggagtgattgcaatcgactatgtcaaATCTAAGGATAATTTGATAGATCCCCTTACGAAGGGgctaagtcgagatcaagtatactgctcatcaagaggaatgagattaaaactctacaactaaaaatgactgtagcggtaacccaaccttgttgactggagattccaagatcttggttcaatgggacaacgaagttacaaaAGTTGTGTAACAGCACAAGAGAAATGATTATCTCTACTATCTCAATCCTAGGATGATTTGGTGCTGTCCTACCACATGTAGTGAggataagcttatgcttttaatgacttctataccttataaaagtGGAGTATGGTGGGATACTCTTAATATAAGTATCACCTATGTGAGTATGAAGATagaccgcttcaatgaaacactcatgaatctaaGATGGTGTctatggccgaaacggaaccaaccatgagaaccaaaAGTGGGTGAAATAAGTATCtatgtgggtgttattgtcttagtatacaccaacagctgggcagttcaagacatcacgttcactgtgCAGCCTAGTAtgctcgatagcattccactacggaaggttcaaagccacaagctacctttcCCGATGCATTGACTTATCAATTGGACttttgtaaagtgtcagcatgcatacatgcACTACATGCATTAATTTCTATTCatatgggggattgttggatacgATTTTGCAAACCAAAATCTTGGTGCCATCGATCATTGAAAGTCAAGTTTGATTTCAAAatcgaaatctacgtttcgcgtagataaatctggactattaatttgctcaaaaccgattatgggtgaatgaaaaattaattgtTCAAAGATGTGCTCAAATTAATATTAAGGAAAAAGATTGGGTTTTAGTCCCACATCGTTAACCGGCGAGAGCCAGCGTTTCCTTATATGTGTTGCTGTGTTAATGTTGTTAATACAAAAGCACAAGTGCTCTCTACCCTTGGGCGCCCGCTACCCGCCACGCGCGCAATGGGTGCTTTGTTGGTGTACTTTGCACTTGGGGGTGACGTGGTATGTCGGGTGACGaggcagtgcctatgtggcacGTGACTGTGTAGAGAGCAATGACTGGATTGGGCGAACAGATGGTGACCGTCGGATTAAAGATAAGGACAGATCGCAAGTAGATGCGATCTGGAGCGTCAGATTCTAATCTGGCATTAAAGAGGAAGGCTTGATTTGAAGCGTCGGATTAAATGTTGTAATCTGATGGCTGATATGATCTCGTCCCTTGATCTGAAGGTTACTATAACCTTCAGATCAAGGGACGATATCATATCAGAATCTGAAGAGTTATATCTCTTCAGATCTTATGGTTGAGATCAAAAGACCTTTAAAGGGTTATACCCTTTCATAATGAACGATCCAGATCAGTCCAAACTAAGGGTTACTTGCCTCTTCACCCAATATAAATAGATCCCTCTCATTCTTGGAAATCATTCATTCAAAAAGTATTTGCATTCAAACCATTCTTCCATCTCTTGCATAAGAAGAGTCCAAAAaacctacgagaaggttcgtcgGTCTCGAAATTTGAAGTGTTACTATTTTGagacgtcgtcgttgtatcttgggaacaaattgctgctatccgtgagcatcgtagcggagcaatatcgttttacGGAGATGGTGTCGAATACTAGCCTCGACGACAACTCAGTTTGCTTCCTCGCAGCACCAATCTCCCGGAAATCACGACAGTCAACTAAAATCGACTATGTCAAATACCGAGGAACAAATCCAGAGGTTTGAGGACCTCACAAGTAGAGTCCACTGCAAACCAGGGAGAAACTTTATTTGTTGTCTGTTGGATTTTACAGAAACGGAGACTACTCAAGAAGTCGTCATCTCTTGGAACAATGTTTAAAGGTACATTGTTTATACTGTTATTTCATAGTTTTGATCCTACTAGTTGTTTGGACAACATCTTATGGTGCCTCCATTTAATTGGTTTTATAAACATCATCATTCTGATCTACTAATCTTCTATGGACCTTACACCTTAAGAAACCAGTTTCTTGAcgtcaatttattattattttcttaagttcATTATTATTGGTCAATGGAAATCATCCTAGATGCTTTCCTTCTAAGTTCCATTTAATTATGAAGGGTATATTGCCAATTTCTTTACTTTCTTCATGGGATTCATCTGGCATTGCTCCACGCAGTGGGCGTTCCTTTTCTTTTATCGTTTCTTTACCTATCAATTAATGCAAATCATGTCTATTACATGACATCAGGTTCAATTGGATTTAAATGGAGTTTCAGAAAGTCTATATCATATTTCTTTGTCACCTTATTTTCTGTTGGTTTTGCAGTGTTTATGTATGTTTAGGTAGAATTCTGAAAATTGAAATGGTTCACTTttgttagtttaagttaattCTTATAATTCAACTAATATAAGGTCAAACAATGGTTTAATTTGAGTCTTTGCAATTGTTAAAAACACCTCCCTTAGTCAATTTTCTTTCCTACAGGACATACAGTGCTATCTGCATAGTTGGACGGATTTATTCATTAGTTTTGTTGCTTCCTCAAGCTGCATTTTCTCTTGATAGCATGTACACTGACTTAAGCAGTTAAGCTATAAGTTACATCGACAAAATAGATTATAATATCTAAAAATGTAGGTTTCGACAGTAGTCTATTGAATCAACAATCTTTTTTAGGAAACGACAATCTTGGCAGCAACTTGCCTAGAACCTATTTGTTTGCTTTTCTAATGATGGATCCACAAGTTTTGGAGCATTAACTTAAGATATGCATGTATTACCTACTTTAGTTGTGTTTATTTTATGTCTCATTTGTTTAAAATTCACCTTTTGCATTCTCTTTTTTATTTAGATCATGGATTCCAGAATTATACTACACCCCTATGTATGGCCAACACATTTCACGTAGAATGTGAGTTTGGTCACAGCTTAATCAATATGTAGTGGACCTAAAAAATATAAGGTACTTCTTTAGTTTTAGTTATAATAGGTCACACCTGATTTAAACTTAACCAGATAGGAGAAATCGGTTCTCAAGGAAAACCTATCTGGGCTCTGTTGAAATGAATTAGGTTATTGTAGTGAAGAATAGTGCTTAGTCCAGCTACTACCATACTTACTCCCTTGCAATGTAAACAAAGAACCAGTATAATATGACTATTAGAATGTAATATCTTGAATTATATGCTTTAGTTTTGTTTATTGATGCTTGTGATTATTTGATGGACCTTATGTGTAAGTTTCAAGGAAGGCGCTAATTCCCATGGTGTTATTGATCAGTATGCTAGACAAATACCCATCTTTCTTCAATTCGTGGAGTACTAGAATTGTGTTTTAAATTGAAAGCATTAGAGATAAATATCAATGCTATGGACAAAAATACCACTTCCAGTAATGGCGTAAGCATCTACGGAGTACAAAGAGAGAAATCTTTGACAATTAACTATTTGACTATTCATGATGTAGAACTATGTTCTAAATATAAAGATAGAGTCAGAGTAAAGCACCTAGAGGAACAATAAGAGAATCGGATTTGATTCTCAAATAGGACAAATATCTTAGAAGCTCCCGATTTACTTGGTAGGTAAATCAGAGGGAAGGTTGTTTACTTTCGGGATTAGTCGGGTGAAGCTCATGcacctaattatatatatatatatatgctaaaaACTCGTCTTGAGAATTTCTATGGGTGATTTTGATTGTGGAAGAAAAATCAATGCTTTAAACATTGAAGGGATCTCTTGGATAGAGTGTTAGGCTTGTCGGATCAAAACCACGGAGCCATTCATGGTCGAAGAAATTCTGAGGATGGCATTATGAACAATAGCAAGGGTAGAATATGTGAAATgcaaaaagagaagagaaaaactGTCTCAAGACTGGAATGCCATCATAAGACTCAAAATCTTCAGTTAATACCAAAAACATGTAAAATTCTACTAAGTTAATTGTGTTATGTAAGCTCATCTTTCCCATATTGCTGAAGACTAAATACTAATCAACACTTTGCTAAGCTGATGTACCTTTCCTTCCATGATTTTAGCAAAGAAAGGTGAAATGATAAATATTGTTCGAGTCAATTTGCTTATTATCTCAGTGAAAGATTGTCAGAATGCAGAAAATGTGTAACTTGGTTCACATTCCACTAGACTCAAATCTGTCACCTATTGAGCTTCTGAAAGTCAATTTAATTCAGTGTATCTATGCAAGTTCAAATGAATCTCCAATAATCATAATTTTTGGTAAAGATCTTCTATGTTGATTGCATTCTAACAGCTAAGTTGGGCTAGTTTTATGattttggtatcaaagccactcCTTCAAATGGATAGTCCATCTATAAATGAAAAGTTACACCTGCAtttctgatatcattccatatatCCATTTAGCATCGTAGTTCTATTAAATTATGATATCAAGTATgagatcatttttaaaatttcattacCCAATAACTTTAATAATAAGTTacttattaatttatcaaaaactCTGTTTGATCTTCTCATTTGAAAATCTTTTGTAATGATGAAATTTAACTGATAACTCAATTGTAAGGTTAACTTTTATAGTATAGTTTAGTACCTAACACATCGAGCAACTTCCTTTCATCCATTAATTTTGGGGAGAAACGCATCTCATTATGAACTTTGTTTACTTGagaatttcattttttttgtatGCTGAGCGAATGTTAAGGTTTTAACTTTGGAATCTTGGTAAGTTGTAGATTGCCCCGGATTGGAGACAGCCCCAAACTCGGAAGAAGGTGGTGGAAGATCAAATTGCTAAAGGTAAAAATAAAATGCCTATCGAATCTTTACACTGCTTGTATTTGTTTTATTATCTTCTGAAAAAATTGAAGTGAAAATATCCTACTTCTAACAGGGCGTGATTGGCATAGGAATCAGTGCAAGTGCCGTGGGGCTTCTGTTAGGCGGTATAGCTGCAATGATGGCCTGTAAGAGATAATTGGTTCGTGATTTCTTGACTTTATTTAGTAATCCTTGGAATTATTGTTTCAACTCTGTATTAAAATTCAAGGTAAAAAGTTTGGCCGATTCTACACGGTATATATAGTTTATAAGTCTGCAAACTGAAGGTATTAAAAACTTATTGTTTGATACAATCTGGCCGATTCTACCGCCTGTATTTCTTTCTACATTCATTTTTCAGACCAGACTGACTCGGGTTTCGTTAATTGAACCGGTCTGAGATCTTCAAAACGCTGTCTTATAACGTATTCACATCAACGGCAATCCTGGCAACGTATTAACCCGTTCTCGTTGCACTCCACGCACCGACGCGCGCGCCCCTCCTCCTCCACGAACACCTTCCGGCTGCCCCGGCAAACGGAGCAGGGCACGAACCGCACGCCGCTGCAGCCGCCGCAGACGCTGAATCTCGAATCCCGGCGCCGTGCCACCGGTTCGAGCGCCCTCCCGAGCTCCCCGGCCTCGTGCATCGCGTAGATCTCCGCCGCCCCGCCGAGGCACCGGCCGCCGACGAAGACCTGGGGGAGCACGAAGGGCCGGAGGCCCTCCATCGCCACCTGAAGCTCCTGGCGGAACCCCGCGTCCATGGAGACGTCGCGCTCGTCGACGGCTACGCCGAGGCCGTCCAGGATGGAGCGGACGGCGCGGCAATCCTCGAAGGTGCGGCGGATGGCGCGGAGAGAGGTGGTGTAGAGGACGACGACGTCGGGTTGGGGGCGTTTGGAGGGATCGCCGGAGGCGCAAAGGTGCCGCGTATTCAATGCGGTGCCGtggaggtggtggtggtggtggtggtggtggaggggAATGGAGAAGAGCATATTGAATGCCATAATAGCAATGGATGGATTCGATGATGGCAGAGGGAGAAGCGCGGGTTGAATCGTTAATTTGGGCTGCCAATTATTTGTGCCGCGGCGAATCCGtgtataataaatatatatattgaccGACAGTTAACGCGGCTGCTAGATTTGGTTTGTTACGGTGGTGGTTTGGATTGCGCGGTATCCGAAGTTTCTGGAAGTTTTCTGTTTGATTATTTTTGACATTTTAGTGTGCACCCTTTAAAATAGAATGAACATCTTTTAACATGTTAACGTTATACATATGAATGTTAccctttatttttattattattattattattattattaaaaaacaaTGTTAGGCAAGAATCTTGAATAACTGAAAATGTTACACAATATGATGGGTTACAAATGGGTATAGTTTATATTGATGACTAATAACATAACTAGTGTAAATGAGTCTCATGAGTCGTTCATGAACAACT includes these proteins:
- the LOC122011829 gene encoding uncharacterized protein At5g39865-like, which gives rise to MAFNMLFSIPLHHHHHHHHLHGTALNTRHLCASGDPSKRPQPDVVVLYTTSLRAIRRTFEDCRAVRSILDGLGVAVDERDVSMDAGFRQELQVAMEGLRPFVLPQVFVGGRCLGGAAEIYAMHEAGELGRALEPVARRRDSRFSVCGGCSGVRFVPCSVCRGSRKVFVEEEGRARRCVECNENGLIRCQDCR